GGGGATCGAGGCATTCGTCGAGGAAGTCCTGCGCTGCGACGCGCCCGCCATGTTCAGCTCCATTCCGCGCATCGCCCAGCGCGACATCGAACTGAGCGGCGTGGTGATCCCGAAGAACGCGGACGTGCGCGTGCTGATCGCGGCCGGCAATCGCGACCCGGACGCCTTCGCCGATCCCGACCGTTTCGATCCTGCGCGGTTCTACGGCACCAGTCCTGGCATGTCGACCGACGGGAAGATCATGCTGAGCTTTGGCCACGGCATCCACTTCTGCCTCGGGGCGCAACTGGCCCGGGTGCAGTTGGCCGAGAGCCTGCCGCGGATCGAGGCGCGCTTCCCCACGCTGGTACTGGCCGGGAAGCCGACCCGGGAGCCCTCCGCGTTCCTTAGGACGTTCCGCTCCCTGCCGGTGCGGCTGCACGCGAACGCGGGGGGCTGAGATGCGCGTCGTGGTCGACCAGGATCTGTGCGGAACCACGGGGCAGTGCGCGCTGACGCTCCCGGGCACCTTTCGCCAGCGCGAACCGGACGGCGTGGCCGAAGTGTGCGTGGCGACGGTCCCCGAGGCGCTGCACGCCGCCGTGCGGCTCGCGGCCAGCCAGTGCCCCGTCGCAGCCATTCGGGTCATCGAAAGCGACGCTCGCGATGACGAGCGCAGCGCCGACCCTCCCGCCTTCTCCGGCGGAGGCCGAGCGGCATGCCGCGAATGACCCGCACGACCCAGGAGGACACGATGGAACGTTTTGAAGGCAAGGTGGCCGTGGTGACCGGCGCCGGCGCCGGCATCGGCAAGGCATGCGCCCTCGCCATCGCGCGCGAGGGCGGCAGAGTGGTGGTGGCCGACATTGATGGCTCGGCGGCCATCGCCTGCACCGCGCAGATCGCGGCCGAAGCGGGCCACGCGCTGGCCCTGGCCCTGGCCATGGACATCGCCGATGCGCAGGCGGTGGCCGCGCTGTTCGACACGGCGGAGCGGCACTTTGGTGGGGTCGACCTTCTGGTGAACAACGCGAGCGCCATGCATCTGACCCCGCGCGACGGCGCGATCCTCGACCTGGACCTGGCGGTTTGGGATGAGACCATGGCGACTAATCTGCGTGGCACGCTGCTATGCTGCCGGCAGGCCATCCCACGGATGATAGCCCGTGGCGGTGGCGCGATCGTCAACATGTCGTCGTGCCAGGGGCTCAGCGGTGACACCGCGCTGACGTCCTACGCCGCGTCGAAGGCGGCGATGAACATGCTGTCGGCCTCGCTCGCCACCCAGTACGGTCACGCGCAGATCCGCTGCAACGCGGTTGCGCCGGGTCTTATCATGACCGAACGTCTCCTCGCCAAGCTGGACGAGTGCATGCAACGGCATCTGCGCCGGCACCAGCTCCTGCCGCGCGTCGGCCGCCCCGAGGACGTGGCCGCGCTGGTGGCTTTCCTGCTCTCCGACGATGCTGCGTTCATCACCGGCCAGGTCGTGTGCATCGACGGCGGCATGCTGACGCATGTGCCGACATACGCCGATGGTGGCAACAGCCGCGCCGCGCGGCCGGCCGGCGACACCGCCGAAGCGGCCGCTGCGCCAGGGAGGTGATGGACATGCTGCTCAACCCGCTGAACCATCGGCACCGGCTGCGGTACGACATCCCGGTCATGCCCGGCGCCTTCCCCGTGGTCGGGCATCTTCCCGCCATCATTTGTGACCTGCCGCGCCTGCTGCGGCGCGCGGAGCGGACGCTGGGCAGCCACTTCTGGCTGGACTTCGGCCCTGCCGGACACCTGATGACCTGCCTGGATCCGGATGCGTTCGCATTGCTCCGGCACAAGGATGTGTCCTCGGCGCTGATCGAAGAGATCGCGCCCGAAATCCTTGGCCGAACGTTGGTCACGTTGAACGGTAGTGCGCACCGGCAGGCGCGCGATGGGATCAAGGCGGCGTTCCTGCCCAGGGGGCTGACCGAGGCCGGCATTGGCGAGCTGTTCGAGCCCGCCATCTGGGCCCGGGTGCAGGCGTGGCGCGACCGCGGTGAAGTAACTATCCTGCGCGAAACCGCCGACCTGATGCTCAAGCTCACCTTCAGTCTCATGGGCATCCCCGCCCAAGACCTGCCGGAGTGGCACCGCAAGTACCGGCAACTGCTGCAGTTGATCGTCGCGCCCCCGGTCGACCTGCCCGGAACGCCCTTGCGACGCGGCCGCGCCGCCCGCGACTGGATCGACGCGCAGTCTCGCGAGTTCATCCGCGACGCGCGCGCGCATGCCGTGCGCACCGGGTTGATCAACGACATGGTAAGCGCCTTCGATCGCAGCGAAGACGCGCTCTCCGATGACGTCCTGGTCGCCAATATCCGCTTGCTGCTGCTTGCCGGTCACGAGACCACCGCCTCGACGATGGCCTGGATGGTGATCGAGCTGGCGCGGCGGCCTGAGCTGTGGGAAGCCCTGGTCGAGGAGGCGCAACGCGTGGGCGCAGTGCCGACCCGGCACGCGGACCTGGCGCAGTGTCCGGTCGCCGAGGCGCTGTTCCGCGAGACGCTGCGCATGCATCCGGCGTCCTCGCTCTTACCGCGTCGCGCGACCCAGGAATTGCAACTCGGCGAGCGGCGCATTCCCGCGGGCACTAGTCTATGCATCCCGCTGCTGCATTTCTCGACCTCGGCCCTGCTGCACGAGGCGCCTGATGAGTTCCGCCTGGCGCGATGGCTGCAACGCACGGGGCCGATCAGGCCGGTGGACATGCTGCAGTTCGGCAGCGGCCCACACGTCTGCATCGGCTACCACCTGGTATGGCTGGAACTGGTGCAGTTCAGCATCGCCTTGGCGCTGACCATGCACAAGGCCGGGGTGCGGCCGCGGTTGCTGGGCGACGCCGAAAAAGGCCGGCGCTATTACCCGACAGCACAACCCTCCATGAAAATCCGCATCGGATTCTCATGAGCTGGCATCGCATACCCGGTGTGGCGAGGCAGCGGCGCCGACGCGCGGTATTGCTGCACTCCGCGCGCTCGGTGCGACGCCGGCAACGCCGCGGCGGCTCGGCGCTCGCCGTCGCCGTGTCAGCTACAAGGACATGAACAACATGCAGACCGGTTCCCCGCTACACGTCGACCGAACTGGCGTCTCCGCGCTTGGCGGATTGGGCGCGCAGGCGCGCGGCGCATCCGGCAGGCTGCTGCCGGAGATCTGGATGCAGGACGGCGCAAAGCGGGTCGAACAGGCGCTGGCGCGTCTTCTCTGCGCCGAAGACGACGGTGAGACCGAGCTGATGGCGGCGATGCGCTACGCCACCTTGCATGGCGGGAAGCGCACCCGCGCCTTGCTCTGCCTGGCTGCCGGCGCACTGGCCGACACGCCGGCGCACATGCTCGACGACGTCGCCGCTGCCATCGAGATGATGCACGCCTGTACCCTGGTCCACGACGACCTGCCCGCGATGGACGACGACGTACTTCGCCGCGGCCTTCCGACCGTGCACGTCAAATTCGGCGAAGCCACTGCGATCCTGGTCGGCGATGCGCTGCAGGCGCACGCCTTCCTGACCCTGGCGAGCCTGGATGCGCCGGGCGACAACCGTATAGCGCTCGTGCGCGAACTGGCGCAGGCGGTGTCCGCCGAGGGTGCCGCAGGCGGGCAGGCCTTGGATCTGTCGCTGGTCGGAAAGCACGTCGAGCTGGACAGGGTCGTGGCGATGCACCGGATGAAGAGCGGAGCGCTAGTGCGCGCGTCCGTTCGCATGGGCGCGCTATCCGCCATCGCGGAGGATGCCGCGCACGCCGCGCTGTACTGTGCGCTCGATCGCTACTCCGCCTGTTTCGGCCTGGCGTTGCAGGTGGTCGACGACATTCTCGACGCGACAGCGGATATCGCGACGCTGGGCAAGACCCCCGGCAAGGACGCGGCGGCGCAGAAGCCGACCTGCGCGTCGATCATGGGGCTGCAGGCAGCGCGCCAGTTCGCGCTGGATCTGTTGCGCGA
The sequence above is drawn from the Sinorhizobium fredii genome and encodes:
- a CDS encoding SDR family oxidoreductase produces the protein MERFEGKVAVVTGAGAGIGKACALAIAREGGRVVVADIDGSAAIACTAQIAAEAGHALALALAMDIADAQAVAALFDTAERHFGGVDLLVNNASAMHLTPRDGAILDLDLAVWDETMATNLRGTLLCCRQAIPRMIARGGGAIVNMSSCQGLSGDTALTSYAASKAAMNMLSASLATQYGHAQIRCNAVAPGLIMTERLLAKLDECMQRHLRRHQLLPRVGRPEDVAALVAFLLSDDAAFITGQVVCIDGGMLTHVPTYADGGNSRAARPAGDTAEAAAAPGR
- a CDS encoding polyprenyl synthetase family protein, giving the protein MQTGSPLHVDRTGVSALGGLGAQARGASGRLLPEIWMQDGAKRVEQALARLLCAEDDGETELMAAMRYATLHGGKRTRALLCLAAGALADTPAHMLDDVAAAIEMMHACTLVHDDLPAMDDDVLRRGLPTVHVKFGEATAILVGDALQAHAFLTLASLDAPGDNRIALVRELAQAVSAEGAAGGQALDLSLVGKHVELDRVVAMHRMKSGALVRASVRMGALSAIAEDAAHAALYCALDRYSACFGLALQVVDDILDATADIATLGKTPGKDAAAQKPTCASIMGLQAARQFALDLLRDAGEAIAPLGPRAEPLAQMLQRANAYLFKHAPCA
- a CDS encoding cytochrome P450; amino-acid sequence: MDMLLNPLNHRHRLRYDIPVMPGAFPVVGHLPAIICDLPRLLRRAERTLGSHFWLDFGPAGHLMTCLDPDAFALLRHKDVSSALIEEIAPEILGRTLVTLNGSAHRQARDGIKAAFLPRGLTEAGIGELFEPAIWARVQAWRDRGEVTILRETADLMLKLTFSLMGIPAQDLPEWHRKYRQLLQLIVAPPVDLPGTPLRRGRAARDWIDAQSREFIRDARAHAVRTGLINDMVSAFDRSEDALSDDVLVANIRLLLLAGHETTASTMAWMVIELARRPELWEALVEEAQRVGAVPTRHADLAQCPVAEALFRETLRMHPASSLLPRRATQELQLGERRIPAGTSLCIPLLHFSTSALLHEAPDEFRLARWLQRTGPIRPVDMLQFGSGPHVCIGYHLVWLELVQFSIALALTMHKAGVRPRLLGDAEKGRRYYPTAQPSMKIRIGFS